A region of the Yarrowia lipolytica chromosome 1C, complete sequence genome:
TTGTTTTCGCTACACTCGATTCGCGACATCTCACCGCCCTAACTCAAGGTCGACTCTGAAGATTGCCGGTTCGAGTCTGCACAGTGCCCCTTCAATGACGTTAAGCTCCTACAGTCAGAAGAGTTTCATTCAAACGCTGGCGACCTGAGAACAATGGCGACAGAACCCagtgtcacgtgaccggcACCTGCGTGTTGATGTATCACCTTACACCACCTGTACTAATGAGAGAACTCGTATCGTACCGACACCAGTACACTGATAACCGCCACTTGTATCTCGTACCAATCTACTTCCTTTCAGTTCAATGGTGCATTTAACGGTGACAGCCGGGTAACTGGCATTACCAATCACCTCGATTATGCACGCTGACAAATAAGTCTTGACAAGACCTTTCAACTATCTATGTTGATGCAAAACAATCGCGGAAACCCTTGGAAGCCTTGTCGCGAATAACGAGGTTTTTGGAGCAGCCAATTAGACCGTTCCAACCAGCAGCTAGTATCCCGCGTGTCTCACTCCCCACTTCCATAGGGCCACCTGCTGAGAGAGGGAAGCTAGTGTCGCCGAGTATATACAGTCTGTAGAACGGGCCGCAAGAGAGCTATGAAGTCAATTGGGTTCCTGGGTGTACAAATGGGCCATATCAATTGATTCGACCGATTTGAAGGCTTGTATGACCCAAACTGAACACCCTTCAAGCCCGTTGATTGCAAATAAACTCAAGTCATTTCGCAGTTGGTTAGCGAAACTCTACTTTAGCGAATATAAGTACAGGCAACATTTCACCTCTTTATCTCCAGCATCTTATACGCAACCTACAACCACACAATGGCCATCACTCTCTACACTTTCTCCACCCCGAACGGAGTCAAAATCTCCATTGCTCTCGAGCTGCTTAAGCTGCAGTACAAGGCCGTCAACGtcgacatcaccaagggcGAACAGAAGACTCCCGAGTTCCTCAAGGTGTCTCTGAACGGACGAATACCCGCCATCACCGACACCGAAGGTCCCGGTTCTACCTCCTCGGCCCCCTTTTCTCTGTTTGAGTCTGGAGCTATTCTGCAGTATCTGGCTGACAAGTACGATCCAGAATACAAGATCTCGTACAAGCCCGGAACTCTGGAGCATTACAAAACCAACGAGTGGCTGTTTTTCCAGAATGCCGGTCTCGGACCCATGCAGGGACAGGCCAACCATTTTGTCAAGTTCGCCCCCGAGAAGGTGCCCTACGGCATCAAGAGATACACCGACGAGACCAAGCGACTGTACGGCgtgctggaggagcggCTGAAGGAGAACGGAACCGGCTTCCTGGTTGGAGACCACATTTCCATTGCAGATATCTCCACTGTCGGCTGGGTCCAATGCTCCCACTTTATCGATATCGATCTTACCGAGTTCCCCGAGGTCAACAAGTGGCTGGACCGACTCCTCGCCATTGAGGGCGTCAAGAAGGGCTTCGATGTGCCCGTGAAGTGGCCTTTCTTCAAGGAGTAACTCAAGAGGAGTGACCATTTACATACTGTCTATTAACGACAGTTTTATAGAAGTTATGACTGTATGATTTATGTTAGGATGGGAATACGTAGGCACCACTCACAGTAAGTCCACCTACTACCTGTAGTCCAGATGATGTACCGACTCTTGATGCCCCCTACTAAAGCACCATCACTCCATCTACTGTTCATATCGAATATATTGTAGTACATGGCATAAAAGTCTAACCAAGAGACTTGAGGAcgttctcggccttggaAACATCAAGTCCGGTCTTATCGGGCTCCTCGAAAACCTCGACAACCTTGCCGTCCATGATGACAGCGGCATATCGGGCAGATCGCTTGTTGCCAAAGAACTCGGAGGCGTCAAACAGGGTGCCGAAGGCGAGAGAGAACTCACCGGCCTGGTCAGAGATGATTCGAACATCATCGGCGGGGGCGTCCAGAGACTCGGCCCACGCGTTGGTCACAAAGGCGTCGTTGACAGCCACAACCCACACGGTCTTGACTCctcgctccttgagcttggggAACAGGTTGATGTATCCAGGCACATGGCCGGCGGAGCATGCAGGCGAGAAGGCACCAGGTACACCGACGATGATGTGAGTtccctccttggtgacaTCCTGGAGATCAAACTGGCAAGAAGGGGTTCCCTCTCGGACAGTCACTGCAGGGACTTCCTGACCCTTCTGAACAGCAGCCATTGAGGTGGCGGAAAAGGCTCGAGTGGAGGGTCGGGCCATTCGGGCAATCTGGGGCATTCGTCGTGACAAAAACATCGTGTTGCGTGTgttttgtgtgtggtgtactgtggtggtgaagaagagacacTTGGTTTTTGACTCACTAAAAAGAATACAGCAAGCCAATAAGATTAGGTATGGTTATGCATAGAGTTGGTGGAGCAAAAGAGGAGGACGGGCGGAGGGAGACCTGGTAACCAACTTATTGGACCCCCCAAAGGGTCAATTGCTGTCCCAAATATTCCAGAGTCGGTAAAAAGGCCAAAATTGAACGttctcgtttttttttccttcaACAATTCCGTCGTTTACACCCACTTACACCTCCCTCAACATTTTCGCTCAGGCGGATATCCTCTGCCTTACTGCTTCCCGCCCAACTTTATCGCCTGCGGGGCTGTAACAAATGAGTCAACTATAGACGGTGGAGTTAGTGAACAACCTTAACTAATAAACACGTGCCATATCTCAAATCGAGCGCTATAGATAATGAGTTTTAAAGAGCTTCCGAAAGAAAAGAAACTGCTTGAAAAGAaactgcttgtacttgtactggtacgatAGTCTCTAACAATAGATAAATGCAAATCGAGAGTTCGTACTCGTAACCTGTATTCGTTATCCAATACTCAAATACGAAATTATGAGGAAGCCTCACTTACCATTACATCCACCAGCACCAATCATCCGTTACCATTATCCATTACCATTATCCATTACCATTATTAATTCAAACTCAGCCGGTTTGGTCAAATATCATCAGGGACGTACGACGTCTGAGAGGAACTGAGACGATCAGAGGCCCGTctgagctcctccagcttcaGACTAGGGTCCCACTCATCGGTGCTTCCATACTCGTCTTCGGAAGTTCGTCGCATGCGAATGTCGTTCACAACTTCGCctccttcctcctcgtcatcttcaAACTCGGGAGCGACGCCTGGAAGGCCGGTAGGTCGTCTACCTCGAATAGAAGCAAAGGGAGTCACAGGGTAAGCAATCTTCTTGCCTCCAGAGGGCGTATActcgtcatcatcttctgaAATGTCATTCAGCGAGAACGACATGCCTTCGACAATATCGTCGACTTCACCGTCTACCTCCACCACGTCGTCTTCCACGTACTCATattcgtcttcttcctcgtcgtcgacGATTTCTTCAGGAGCAACAAATTCCGCATATGGAGGCACCACATAGTCGTCAAACACTCGGGTGACTACTCGGTTTTTTCGTTCCCATGGAAAGATGGGAGGGGGTGCGCTTGGTGCGTGCTTTTGAGACTTGTCcgagtggtgatgatgatgatggctACCAGAGTGATGATGAGGgggatgatgatggtggtgttcGTGAGAAGGCGCAGGGGAAGGAGCAGTGTGATTAGCATCCCAAACGTTTCGAAACTCCGTCTGCTGCAATTTGACAGCTTCTCCCACACCTCGTGCAGGAGGGGGCATAATGGAGGGATCCCATCTGTTAATATCGGCTCCAATTGTTCGTTTGTTTCGCAAAGAGTCAGCCAGCTCAGAGGGCTTCACGTACGGATACAGCTCGTTGTACGCACGGTTCCACGCCACATGGTAGTCGTTGAAACTGCCTCTTGAAGACATCCAGGGTTTGTTTCCAGGGCCCAGAAAGTGCACAGCGGACACTTCATTCTTGAAACGGGTATAAGCGGGCTCATAGCCGGCTGCTCCAGATCCCAGTCCGGCTCCAGGGCCtgcaccagctccagaagcaACTCCAGAACCGACCCCAGCGCCATTAGCAGGCACGTTGAAGGTGAAGGGGGCTCGAACCCACGATCCGTCGGGCTCAGACGAGGTAGAAAACGGGTTTACTTCTCGGAAATACTCGTTCAGCAGGCCCTGATCTCCTCCGTCAAAAGAAATGCCAGACTGGGCAAGTTCGACAAGCGTAGAGTACACATTTTGGTCCGGAACGGTGGCAAAAACGCCGGAATTGAACACGTCAGGCCATCCGACGTCAGGCGAAGCCACCAGAACGGGTTTTCCGCTGTTGCTCTGATTCTGGAGCACCTTGAACAGAATACTAATGTCCTTGAGCGGAAGAACATCTGAATCCAGAAAGAGAATCTGCCTGTATTGGGTGAGGTTCCACACAGCAATCTTGGCCAGCGTGGTGCCGAGCTCCGGACGCCCTAGCAGCTGTTGTGCAGCTCTGGACGAGTCATTGTAGGGTAGAATGTCGTCCACCAGAAACACAGACGAGTAGTACTGGGCGAGTTCCTGTTTGATGTGCGGCGAAAcggccttggtgatgagacACAGACGGTCGCGTGATGAGTCGAGGGTTTTGAGACGATGACCAAGAACAATGGCTCCAGGCAAGTAATTGTCGCTGGATAGCAAGGTGCAGTAGGCCATTTATTGTATGCGGGGTAGAGGGGTGGTTGGGGGGAAAATAAATATGCTGGGTGTGTTCGTGAGACCTAGGTGGTAGCGCCGGTATgctttttgtgtctgttgaaGGAGTGAAACTCCGACGTCAAGTGCGGTGTTGCGGGTTTTGAGCGTTATCTACACTGCAGTATCGCAACTAGCGTGGCTTGAGGTGTATGTTGATAGGAAGTTAGCTGATTAGGGTAAGGGCAAGTGTGTGGGGTAGGTTGTTATTGTTGGGTGGTAGGGGGTTGAACAGGCGGGCTCGCTGTCTCTATCGTGTTGACGGCTGTGTTTGGATCTTGTCTCCAACGCACTAGCTcgatatatatacatttgCGCATTTTGTCGCTGTATGCTTGGACTGTGCGTGGTGTTTTGATTGCACTGTGCATAGTGCATCTTGTGCGGCGTTGGGGCTGATTTCGCAATCTTCGTTCGGGTCTGAGATGGCATATTTGGGACAAATATGCGTATCATTGTGACGAGAAAGATATTCCGAGTAAAATGGGTCTTTTGAAATTCTTGTAGCAGCGCTTTTTCGCATTCGAGATCCATGCTGGCTCGTCCGTAGTGCTGTTATTAGGTTGTCTTGCTGAACTAAAACGACAACCTAAAGCAGAGGGTGCATGGATCTGTACAATCGTAGTGTCGTTTTGGGGCTGAATTTTGCCCGATTTTTTGGTACGCGAACGGCTGTGTGGGTCTATTATTGTCCAAAAGACAGTTCCGTCGCTTTATTTCGGGAGCAGCCGTCTTGCTCATCATTCACCATCGTATTCCCCGCGCGATAAATGTCAAAAATAAGACCATGTTTCCCGCAGAGCTTAATGGAAAAGTACGACTGTAGACGAGCAGAAAGAAGTGGAGATTCCGCGACTCGAAGAACAAAAATGGGAATATTTCGTCGTGAAAACACCAATGGAGCCTGCCGCAATTGATTGCCGCCAAAATCTACGTCAAAATATCACGTCTATCACGTCTACAGTGCCTTTGACACCTGTCCAAACTCGCCTGAAACACCAATCTCAACAACCTTCGAGGTAATAACAAGGCTTTACGATAATACGGACGTTTTTGCACGTGGATGGATCTGGATATTTTCACAGATGTTACTGCAGCTTTTGGACGAGTATCGCATGCACAGGTCTCAATGAGGATACGTACAGGGAGTATAATGCGGTTCGGAGTGCTTGCCGAATGTGAGGCATTCGGAGTGCAGTTTGAAACCAAGTGTATGAATACGAAACAGCCTCAACACCCAACAAAATCGACAGTTCAATTACAGGTGTGGTAGAAAGGACCGTCAAAAATGCCGGTATAAGTACGGCCCACGGACCCCGTTTTCCCGAGAAACACTCGAAATCAAGACCTTGAAACGCATCCCCAAAGCTCGTGGAATCCATTGTCATCGTCGATGCACCGAAACGCCGCTTTGGGAACGGTTATACCAGACACACAGCTGGGAAGCAGGTAGACACTACAATAATAGCAAGCCCTGCCACCAAGTAGGGACGGGCATGATCCACTGTTGATGAAGCAGACCTGAAAGGCGAAGACATACTAGCCTGCCGTCCGACGAAAGCGAAAGTTacacaaaaccacaatCGCCCGCATAGCACCTTCCCCCCTCGATCGCCGCTCTTCTCTACAGACTATGCTCTCCCGGCCTCGGCCCCTTGTAGGTTCATGCAGCATTAtgctggacgagctgaTCAGACGTTTGAAATacgagaaaaagaaatatgAGCATTTTGCACACCTTCTGGAAAGGTGGAATGATGTGGCCAATGTGGCATGTCCAACATGTCCCTCAAACCTGACATCTGCTGTGTGCTACATCGGATATGCAACTACCATACAACACACCCCTTCTGATTGACTGGTGCCTAACCTCTTGACTGACGGACTGAACAAGAGCATCATAGTCACAATATTTATATGATAGCCGAAACCAACAACGGAATCAATATACTAGGGATTCCAAGCTGGTTCAAACAAGACCGAAATATCTACCACTCACCTCAAAACATGTCTCAATATGTGCTGGTGTTATGCGCCGGTTCACCGTTTAGACGGGACTCGCACCGTACTTGCAGTAACTTCCTGGTCGAGATCCAAGACATAAAAGATCACGCAATGGACCATGCTACCAATATGGACGTCGATTGAGCTTGAACCATCGTTGCAAGTTCGATTCATGAGTAACCTACCCATCTTACCCAATCAGTGGAAGATTTGtctacatactgtactgcacTGGGTACAGATGTTCCAATGCCCAGTGACTCatgtaccggtacttgtacggaTGAGAACTGTCATCACTAATACACCATATCTCCTCCAGTCACGCGTGTATCGTGTCTAGAATGTCGATCCACCTGTCAATCGATCCAGTAACCCTCGCCATCCTCGTATTCAATGTTGCATATCCACCCTCTTCCGCCACCTACTTAACGGCCTCTCCATAACACCAAATAAATTCACTATTAGCAAACAAGCTACCTAAAATATTACATTACCACACATCATGATTCGTCCTACCGCTTGTAGTAGCCACTGGGCACTGGGGGAGCCCCAACGGGCTGCTGGATACCATTGGTGTTAGGACCTGCGGATCCTGCACTGCCAGGCACACCGGCGGTGGAAGCAAAGGGATGCTGGGAATGGGGCTGGGGCTGGGGCTGAGGCTTGGGGACACCAGCGGGCGAAATGCCAGCACTCTGACCACTGCTGGTGTTCTCCTTCAGAgcaagaagctgcttggATCGGAACGCCTCGTAGTGCACATGGGCGGTAGTCTCAATGAGATCCTGCAGATGGGAGCAAATGAGGAAGTTTCGCAGGTAGGGGAACTCGCAGTGA
Encoded here:
- a CDS encoding uncharacterized protein (Compare to YALI0C21021g, similar to uniprot|Q8NJZ8 Emericella nidulans Theta class glutathione S-transferase (EC 2.5.1.18)), which translates into the protein MAITLYTFSTPNGVKISIALELLKLQYKAVNVDITKGEQKTPEFLKVSLNGRIPAITDTEGPGSTSSAPFSLFESGAILQYLADKYDPEYKISYKPGTLEHYKTNEWLFFQNAGLGPMQGQANHFVKFAPEKVPYGIKRYTDETKRLYGVLEERLKENGTGFLVGDHISIADISTVGWVQCSHFIDIDLTEFPEVNKWLDRLLAIEGVKKGFDVPVKWPFFKE
- a CDS encoding uncharacterized protein (Compare to YALI0C21043g, similar to uniprot|O14313 Schizosaccharomyces pombe Peroxisomal membrane protein pmp20) → MFLSRRMPQIARMARPSTRAFSATSMAAVQKGQEVPAVTVREGTPSCQFDLQDVTKEGTHIIVGVPGAFSPACSAGHVPGYINLFPKLKERGVKTVWVVAVNDAFVTNAWAESLDAPADDVRIISDQAGEFSLAFGTLFDASEFFGNKRSARYAAVIMDGKVVEVFEEPDKTGLDVSKAENVLKSLG
- a CDS encoding uncharacterized protein (Compare to YALI0C21065g, similar to Saccharomyces cerevisiae GLG2 (YJL137C) and GLG1 (YKR058W); ancestral locus Anc_1.212, some similarities with uniprot|P47011 Saccharomyces cerevisiae YJL137c GLG2 self-glucosylating initiator of glycogen synthesis P2.283.f2.1); the protein is MAYCTLLSSDNYLPGAIVLGHRLKTLDSSRDRLCLITKAVSPHIKQELAQYYSSVFLVDDILPYNDSSRAAQQLLGRPELGTTLAKIAVWNLTQYRQILFLDSDVLPLKDISILFKVLQNQSNSGKPVLVASPDVGWPDVFNSGVFATVPDQNVYSTLVELAQSGISFDGGDQGLLNEYFREVNPFSTSSEPDGSWVRAPFTFNVPANGAGVGSGVASGAGAGPGAGLGSGAAGYEPAYTRFKNEVSAVHFLGPGNKPWMSSRGSFNDYHVAWNRAYNELYPYVKPSELADSLRNKRTIGADINRWDPSIMPPPARGVGEAVKLQQTEFRNVWDANHTAPSPAPSHEHHHHHPPHHHSGSHHHHHHSDKSQKHAPSAPPPIFPWERKNRVVTRVFDDYVVPPYAEFVAPEEIVDDEEEDEYEYVEDDVVEVDGEVDDIVEGMSFSLNDISEDDDEYTPSGGKKIAYPVTPFASIRGRRPTGLPGVAPEFEDDEEEGGEVVNDIRMRRTSEDEYGSTDEWDPSLKLEELRRASDRLSSSQTSYVPDDI